From a single Arachis hypogaea cultivar Tifrunner chromosome 3, arahy.Tifrunner.gnm2.J5K5, whole genome shotgun sequence genomic region:
- the LOC112784886 gene encoding uncharacterized protein — MEKLKRINRGAWEYLSKFEPATWVKAYFSHGPKVDNLTNNMCEVFNAKIVNYRIKPILTMCEEIRCYLMRRMVKHKQLLENYSGKLAPVQQKRLDRLIRPSKKWLAEWTGDEERKRFEVSRKNTKVDVDLIKQTCSCNKWQLTGMPCIHAVAAIRKRHDQPEEYVHPWLCMESIHKTYSHSIQPVPSQEFWTRSEYSRPDPPIIKRPIGRPKVHNRQKNPTEPMMQQSAKLKRSFKVTCSKCGSEGHNYKTCKGAPSNPN, encoded by the exons ATGGAAAAGCTCAAGCGAATTAACCGGGGTGCATGGGAGTATCTATCGAAATTTGAGCCAGCAACTTGGGTGAAGGCCTATTTCTCACATGGACCAAAAGTGGATAACCTCACAAATAATATGTGTGAGGTGTTCAACGCGAAGATAGTAAACTATAGAATCAAGCCTATTCTCACAATGTGTGAAGAAATTAGGTGCTATCTGATGAGGAGGATGGTCAAACATAAGCAGTTACTAGAAAATTATTCTGGAAAGCTCGCACCTGTTCAGCAGAAAAGGCTGGATCGTCTTATAAGGCCCAGCAAAAAGTGGCTTGCAGAGTGGACAGGTGACGAAGAACGTAAGAGATTTGAAGTGAGTCGTAAGAATACAAAGGTAgatgtggatctcatcaagcaAACTTGCTCATGCAACAAGTGGCAGCTGACTG GCATGCCCTGTATCCATGCAGTAGCAGCAATCAGGAAAAGACATGATCAACCAGAAGAATATGTTCATCCATGGTTATGCATGGAGTCAATCCATAAGACATATTCACATTCTATTCAACCGGTGCCTAGTCAGGAATTTTGGACACGGAGTGAGTATTCAAGACCAGATCCTCCCATCATAAAGAGACCAATAGGCAGACCAAAGGTACACAACAGACAAAAGAATCCGACTGAACCAATGATGCAGCAAAGTGCCAAGCTGAAGAGATCCTTTAAGGTAACTTGCAGTAAATGTGGCTCAGAGGGACATAATTACAAGACATGCAAGGGTGCTCCATCTAACCCCAACTGA
- the LOC112784853 gene encoding probable 2-carboxy-D-arabinitol-1-phosphatase → MVSVLTPSSSSVCLLYRSPPRYGDVRCSSSVQEIQKPPGEGLSSDLRASEPLPPLKVAKRVVLVRHGQSTWNAEGRIQGSSNFSVLTKKGESQAETSRQMLIDDNFDACFASPLERSKRTAEIIWGGRKEPIIPEYELREIDLYSFQGLLKNEGKERYGSAYRQWQLDAANFIIDGHYPVRELWERARNCWTKILAHDSRSVLVVAHNAVNQALVATAIGLGVEYFRCLLQSNCGVSVLDFIPRPEGGSPDICLDRLNQTPGSPVAGGKSGGRDTNKRIILVCNGSTQGNTENDFPFAGDHPMNMLGVIQSQKSAELLLDLKVSSIISSPNKACFETAMTISKVQEAADCLGADCVPRYVELKQIGSLDVETIFQQSKMDLSNFPPIQPGWLNRIDDGLRTTLWDQSEKAWQSLLDEISDESSEGVLVAVAHPAIHIALMGHCLNLTKEWLGSFHLDEGSVSVLDFPDGPKGRGVIRCINYTAHLGRWSIPITRSTEDGEEF, encoded by the exons ATGGTTTCGGTTCTAacaccttcttcttcctctgtttGTCTTCTCTATCGCAGTCCCCCAAGGTACGGCGACGTTCGATGCTCCTCCAGCGTGCAGGAGATACAGAAGCCTCCCGGAGAAGGGCTCAGCTCGGATCTCCGGGCATCGGAGCCGTTGCCTCCGTTAAAGGTAGCGAAGAGGGTTGTTCTGGTGAGGCACGGGCAGAGCACGTGGAATGCAGAGGGGAGGATCCAAGGGAGCTCTAACTTCTCTGTGCTCACCAAAAAGGGCGAGTCTCAGGCCGAGACTTCCCGCCAGATGCTCATTGATGACAACTTCGACGCTTGCTTTGCAAG TCCTTTGGAACGGTCCAAGAGAACAGCGGAGATCATTTGGGGAGGACGTAAAGAACCAATAATTCCAGAGTATGAATTGAGGGAGATTGACTTGTACTCATTTCAA GGTCTGTTGAAGAATGAGGGGAAAGAGAGATATGGTTCTGCTTATCGTCAATGGCAGCTGGATGCTGCGAATTTCATCATCGATGGTCATTATCCGGTGAGAGAGCTATGGGAACGTGCTAGGAACTGCTGGACTAAAATCTTAGCACATGATAGCAGGTCTGTTCTTGTGGTTGCTCACAATGCCGTTAATCAGGCTCTTGTTGCTACAGCAATTG GTTTAGGGGTGGAGTATTTTAGATGTTTACTTCAGAGCAATTGTGGTGTAAGTGTGCTGGATTTCATTCCTAGGCCTGAGGGCGGATCTCCGGACATTTGCCTCGATCGCTTAAATCAG ACCCCTGGTTCACCAGTGGCTGGTGGAAAATCTGGAGGCAGAGATACAAATAAGCGGATCATACTTGTTTGTAATGGATCTACACAGGGAAATACGGAG AATGATTTTCCTTTTGCTGGTGATCATCCAATGAACATGCTTGGTGTTATACAG TCCCAGAAATCTGCAGAGCTACTTCTTGATTTGAAAGTGAGTTCCATAATTAGTAGTCCTAACAAGGCTTGTTTTGAGACTGCCATGACCATCTCCAAG GTACAAGAAGCTGCAGATTGCTTGGGTGCAGACTGTGTGCCACGCTATGTTGAGTTGAAGCAAATCGGTAGCCTAGATGTTGAAACAATCTTTCAGCAATCCAAAATG GATCTATCCAACTTTCCCCCAATTCAGCCTGGATGGTTAAATAGGATTGATGATGGGTTGAGAACAACATTATGGGATCAATCTGAAAAGGCATGGCAATCCCTGTTAGATGAAATATCCGATGAATCGAGCGAAGGAGTCTTGGTCGCGGTTGCTCATCCAGCAATCCACATAGCACTAATGGGGCACTGCCTTAACTTGACCAAGGAATGGTTAGGGTCATTTCATCTTGACGAAGGGAGTGTTAGTGTCCTTGACTTTCCTGATGGCCCTAAAGGAAGAGGTGTCATAAGGTGCATAAATTATACTGCACATTTGGGGAGATGGTCCATCCCTATTACAAGATCAACAGAGGATGGTGAAGAGTTTTAA
- the LOC112784895 gene encoding large ribosomal subunit protein mL43 codes for MALRGVWQLQKLIVSYCNWGGSSRGIRAFMESELPVFKEKNPQLEVVTELIRGQHPHLKAFYKNKNERVICVKNMDPEDVLHHATRLRNALGRKVIKLRTRHVTKRPSVQGTWTTALRF; via the exons ATGGCTCTGAGAGGAGTATGGCAACTTCAGAAGCTCATTGTTAGCTATTGCAATTGGGGCGGAAGCAGTAGAGGTATAAG GGCTTTTATGGAGTCGGAATTGCCTGTGTTTAAGGAGAAGAATCCTCAATTAGAGGTTGTTACTGAACTCATTCGTGGTCAGCATCCACATTTGAAGGCCTTTTACA AGAACAAAAACGAGCGAGTTATATGCGTGAAGAACATGGATCCAGAAGATGTACTTCACCACGCAACGAGGCTAAGGAATGCGTTGGGAAGAAAGGTGATCAAACTGAGGACAAGGCATGTAACCAAGCGCCCTAGTGTGCAAGGTACATGGACAACCGCTCttcgattttaa
- the LOC140181380 gene encoding uncharacterized protein: MVDVFVVPVFYHGGNFVRESNGSLIYKNRKVEKFPEMDLDFVNFGDLITLFKGLGYQSYKTVYWYDPRSPDIESGLHILTRDAGINAMRENKMKNTETDEFYLYFDHPVDEPEIVEDVGKQSNSPDDGEILVDDQSSSSDDGYESTEDEPYKPPPPGFESNSDDDHTSADEKGSKRQRVMKGKKKVVSPKKTTANKTGAKRNRKT, translated from the coding sequence atGGTTGATGTGTTTGTGGTGCCTGTGTTCTACCATGGAGGTAATTTTGTGAGAGAAAGTAATGGCTCTCTGATTTACAAAAATAGAAAGGTGGAGAAGTTTCCAGAAATGGACCTGGACTTCGTTAATTTCGGAGACTTGATCACACTGTTCAAGGGGCTGGGGTACCAATCATACAAGACAGTTTATTGGTATGATCCAAGGAGTCCTGATATTGAGTCTGGGCTGCATATTTTGACAAGAGATGCAGGGATTAACGCAATGCGAGAgaacaaaatgaagaatacaGAGACGGATGAGTTTTACCTATACTTTGACCACCCTGTTGATGAACCTGAGATTGTGGAGGATGTTGGAAAGCAAAGTAACAGTCCTGATGATGGAGAGATTTTGGTGGATGATCAGAGTTCGTCATCTGATGATGGGTACGAGAGTACGGAGGATGAGCCCTACAAACCTCCACCTCCCGGATTTGAAAGTAATAGTGATGATGATCATACCAGTGCTGATGAGAAAGGTAGCAAAAGGCAGAGAGTAATGAAGGGAAAAAAGAAAGTTGTGTCTCCAAAGAAGACAACTGCAAATAAGACAGGTGCTAAAAGAAACAGGAAGACGTGA
- the LOC112784870 gene encoding arogenate dehydratase 3, with amino-acid sequence MHTLSPPYSNALSYLHRGSEPTFRVVPTRITVKCGYGFESSSFSQGVGSTRTDWQRACAILSSKVDSQNEDSNPAAAGENIAAVNGHKSAVTDLNLVHVSGEKTLPPKPLTISDLSPAPMHGSQLRVAYQGVPGAYSEAAAGKAYPNGEAIPCDQFEVAFQAVELWIADRAVLPVENSLGGSIHRNYDLLLRHRLHIVGEVQLPVHHCLLALPGVRSEYLTRVISHPQALAQCEHTLTKLGLNVAREAVDDTAGAAEFVATNNLRDTAAIASARAADLYGLQILADGIQDDPNNVTRFVMLAREPIIPRTDRPFKTSIVFAHDKGTSVLFKVLSAFAFRNISLTKIESRPHRNRPIRIVDDDKNEGTAKHFEYMFYVDFEASMAEVRAQNALAEVQEFTSFLRVLGSYPMDMTPWSPSASPSSRGE; translated from the coding sequence ATGCACACTCTCTCACCGCCGTATTCCAACGCACTCAGCTACCTCCACCGGGGGAGTGAGCCCACATTTCGAGTCGTTCCAACCCGAATAACGGTTAAATGTGGTTACGGGTTCGAATCATCAAGCTTCTCGCAGGGAGTCGGGTCAACCCGAACGGACTGGCAGCGCGCATGCGCCATCCTATCCAGCAAGGTCGACTCTCAGAACGAGGATTCAAACCCCGCAGCTGCCGGAGAGAACATAGCCGCCGTGAACGGCCACAAATCCGCAGTAACAGACCTGAACCTAGTCCACGTCAGCGGCGAAAAAACGCTTCCTCCAAAGCCGCTCACCATCTCCGACCTATCGCCAGCACCGATGCACGGCTCACAGCTGCGCGTGGCATACCAGGGAGTCCCAGGTGCGTACTCCGAGGCTGCCGCTGGCAAAGCCTACCCTAACGGAGAAGCCATACCTTGCGATCAGTTCGAGGTTGCTTTCCAAGCCGTTGAGCTCTGGATAGCCGATCGCGCCGTTCTACCCGTCGAAAACTCCCTCGGCGGCTCGATCCACCGGAACTACGACCTCCTCCTCCGCCACCGCCTCCACATCGTGGGCGAGGTCCAGCTCCCCGTTCACCACTGCCTCCTTGCCCTTCCCGGCGTCCGATCGGAGTACCTGACGCGCGTGATCTCTCACCCTCAGGCCCTCGCACAGTGCGAGCATACTCTCACCAAGCTCGGCCTCAACGTGGCTCGCGAAGCCGTAGACGACACCGCCGGCGCCGCGGAGTTCGTGGCCACCAACAACCTCCGAGACACTGCGGCAATCGCCAGCGCACGCGCGGCAGATCTGTACGGTCTTCAGATCCTGGCGGATGGGATCCAAGATGACCCGAATAACGTGACCCGGTTCGTGATGTTGGCccgagaaccaatcattcctcgcACGGACCGGCCTTTTAAGACGAGTATCGTGTTCGCGCACGATAAAGGGACCTCCGTGCTCTTTAAGGTGCTCTCGGCGTTTGCGTTTAGGAACATCAGTTTGACTAAGATCGAGTCAAGGCCGCATCGTAACCGTCCGATCCGGATTGTTGACGATGACAAGAATGAAGGGACAGCAAAGCACTTCGAGTACATGTTTTATGTTGATTTCGAGGCATCTATGGCTGAGGTCAGAGCACAGAATGCCCTGGCTGAGGTTCAAGAATTCACCTCCTTTTTGAGGGTTTTGGGTAGTTATCCCATGGATATGACACCGTGGAGCCCTTCTGCTTCTCCTTCTTCTCGGGGAGAGTAG
- the LOC112784860 gene encoding nucleobase-ascorbate transporter 12: MSNSDPNHRNRPPSPDAKPLPPSSWAKKTGFRPKFSGETNATDSTQLALPPRPSQPAPAIADLEAGRPRAPANGVAPATDKVPPAAPVPVPPKDQTPKKRRDSDGGTKGSVPSTNGQAPPPATAAAAPVDQPQHARRASRHEEVVDVEDDGFVPRHSHMKYELRDSPGLVPIGVYGIQHYVSILGSLILIPLVIVPAMGGSHEETAMVVSTVLFVSGVTTLLHITFGSRLPLIQGPSFVYLAPALAIINSPEFQGLNGNKFKHIMKELQGAIIIGSAFQALLGYTGLMSLLVRLINPVVVSPTIAAVGLSFFSYGFPIVGTCLEIGAVQILVVVVFSLYLRKISILGHRIFLIYAVPLGLAITWAFAFMLTEAGLYNYKGCDINIPASNMVSQHCRKNFSRMKHCRVDTSHALRSSPWFRFPYPLQWGTPVFHWKMALVMCVVSVISSVDSVGSYHASSLLVASRPPTPGVLSRGIGLEGLTSVLAGLWGTGTGSTTITENVHTIAVTKMGSRRAVQLGACFLIVLSLVGKVGGFIASIPDVIVAGLLCFMWAMLTALGLSNLRYSEAGSSRNIIIVGLSLFFSLSIPAYFQQYGLSPNSNMSVPNYFQPYVVASHGPIQSKNGGLNYVLNTLFSLHMVIAFLVAFILDNTVPGSKQERGVYVWSEAEVARREPAVASDYELPLRVGRIFRWVKWVGL; the protein is encoded by the exons ATGTCCAATTCTGATCCCAACCACCGCAACCGTCCTCCCTCGCCGGATGCCAAGCCATTGCCCCCCTCTTCGTGGGCCAAGAAGACGGGATTCAGGCCTAAATTCTCCGGCGAGACCAATGCCACCGACTCCACCCAGCTCGCGCTCCCTCCCAGGCCCTCACAGCCCGCACCCGCTATCGCGGATCTAGAAGCGGGCCGGCCTCGGGCTCCGGCAAACGGTGTAGCGCCGGCCACCGATAAGGTACCTCCAGCGGCTCCTGTTCCGGTTCCGCCGAAGGATCAGACTCCGAAGAAGCGGAGAGATTCCGACGGCGGAACCAAGGGGTCAGTGCCAAGCACCAACGGCCAAGCTCCGCCACCGGCGACGGCGGCTGCTGCGCCGGTGGACCAGCCACAGCATGCTAGGAGAGCGTCGAGGCATGAAGAAGTAGTGGATGTTGAAGACGACGGGTTTGTGCCTCGGCACTCTCACATGAAGTACGAGCTCAGAGATTCACCTGGTCTTG TTCCAATTGGTGTGTACGGTATTCAGCATTACGTTTCGATATTGGGTTCGTTGATTCTGATTCCACTTGTAATAGTTCCTGCAATGGGTGGCAGTCAT GAGGAAACTGCTATGGTGGTATCAACTGTGCTCTTCGTTTCTGGTGTCACTACACTCCTGCATATTACTTTTGGGTCCAGATTGCCATTGATACAGGGCCCTTCTTTTGTATACTTGGCTCCGGCTCTTGCTATCATCAACTCGCCAGAGTTTCAAGGATTAAATGGAAAT AAGTTCAAACACATAATGAAGGAGCTTCAGGGGGCTATAATCATTGGATCAGCTTTTCAAGCTCTACTGGGATATACAGGGCTTATGTCGCTTTTAGTAAG ATTGATCAATCCTGTAGTTGTATCCCCCACTATTGCTGCTGTTGGACTTTCATTTTTCAGTTATGGTTTCCCAATAGTTGGTACATGTCTTGAGATTGGTGCAGTACAGATATTGGTGGTGGTTGTTTTTTCTCTT TACCTTCGTAAAATATCTATTCTCGGACATCGCATATTTCTAATATACGCG GTTCCTTTGGGTCTGGCAATTACATGGGCATTCGCTTTCATGTTGACTGAGGCAGGGTTGTACAACTACAAAGGGTGCGATATAAATATACCTGCATCAAATATGGTTTCACAGCACTGCAGAAAGAATTTTTCAAGGATGAAACATTGCCGGGTTGATACTTCTCATGCACTGAGATCCTCTCCATGGTTTAGATTTCCTTATCCACTACAATGGGGTACACCTGTCTTCCACTGGAAAATGGCTCTTGTGATGTGTGTGGTTTCTGTAATCTCATCTGTGGATTCG GTTGGATCATACCATGCATCTTCTTTACTGGTGGCATCCAGACCTCCAACTCCTGGAGTTCTAAGTCGAGGAATTGGTTTGGAAGGTCTTACAAGTGTCTTGGCTGGTCTCTGGGGAACTGGAACTGGGTCGACAACTATAACTGAAAATGTCCACACAATTGCTGTGACTAAAATGGGAAGCCGCAGGGCAGTTCAACTGGGCGCTTGCTTTTTAATAGTGTTGTCTCTTGTGG GTAAGGTTGGAGGTTTCATTGCTTCAATTCCTGATGTCATTGTTGCTGGTCTACTCTGCTTTATGTGGGCAATGCTTACCGCATTGGGCTTGTCAAACCTACGGTATAGTGAGGCTGGAAGCTCTCGGAATATCATCATTGTTGGGTTAtcattgtttttctctctttccATACCTGCCTACTTTCAACAATATGGTCTCTCTCCAAACTCCAACATGTCAGTGCCGAATTATTTCCAGCCTTATGTTGTGGCTTCTCATGGACCTATACAGAGCAAGAATGGAGGG CTGAACTATGTCTTGAACACCTTGTTTTCACTACACATGGTGATAGCGTTTCTTGTTGCTTTTATCCTGGACAACACTGTTCCTGGCAGTAAGCAGGAACGTGGGGTATATGTTTGGTCAGAGGCCGAGGTTGCTAGAAGGGAACCTGCTGTTGCGAGTGACTACGAGTTGCCCTTGAGAGTTGGTCGGATTTTCAGATGGGTGAAGTGGGTTGGCCTCTGA